A window of the Bradysia coprophila strain Holo2 unplaced genomic scaffold, BU_Bcop_v1 contig_538, whole genome shotgun sequence genome harbors these coding sequences:
- the LOC119083044 gene encoding uncharacterized protein LOC119083044: MFLPVCIQLQLHNNDKMFWVLIVLVVLSEYSWSQQLVDYDEDDKQPTNINESFDVALEELWPLVIKNGLDKTIIPDISEGFSYRPLFINYNAGVLLSNGMVWNIRKVVRYGDVFMILDNKSLRLGGSVLIDKVDFSYDFNARVMGLGATGTVIGTVTDTIVTGEFSINLNDTNVILNDMQITSFGDIAVQLKSNVVLRWMSEPFLRTITRLFQSRITTTVSDGVRDYTRKLLNDINDNDRLNIKKYFHSIIPILNTKDR; this comes from the exons ATGTTTTTACCTGTTTGTATACAATTGCAATTACATAAcaacgacaaaatgttttgggTCTTGATAGTTTTGGTTGTGCTTAGCGAATATAGTTGGTCTCAGCAGTTAGTGGACTATGA tGAAGACGATAAACAACCGACAAATATCAATGAAAGCTTTGACGTTGCCCTTGAAGAACTTTGGCCGCTGGTAATTAAAAATGGATTGGATAAGACCATAATTCCCGACATATCCGAAGGATTTTCTTAT AGGCCTTTGTTCATAAATTACAATGCCGGAGTTCTGCTAAGTAATGGAATGGTTTGGAATATCCGAAAGGTTGTACGGTATGGTGATGTATTCATGATATTGGATAATAAATCCCTTCGGCTGGGTGGAAGTGTTCTAATCGATAAAGTTGAT TTCAGCTACGACTTCAATGCACGTGTTATGGGACTGGGCGCTACTGGTACGGTTATCGGAACCGTCACCGATACCATAGTAACGGgcgaattttccattaatttaaatGACACGAATGTCATTCTGAACGATATGCAAATTACGTCATTCGGTGATATTGCCGTGCAACTCAAAAGTAATGTGGTTCTGCGCTGGATGTCCGAACCGTTCCTCCGGACCATTACCCGTTTGTTTCAGTCTCGTATTACGACAACGGTATCcgatggtgtgcgagattataCGAGAAAGCTGTTGAATGATATCAACGACAATGACCGattgaatattaaaaaatatttccacagCATCATCCCCATATTGAATACGAAAGATCGATGA